A genomic stretch from Meiothermus sp. CFH 77666 includes:
- the msrA gene encoding peptide-methionine (S)-S-oxide reductase MsrA, translated as MGQNLEVATLGGGCFWCLEAVYDELKGVTEVVSGYSGGHVPNPTYEQVCGKQTGHAEVVQITFDPSVISYREILEVFFTIHDPTTPNRQGNDVGPQYRSVIFYHSPQQKAVAEEVMQAQAGVWENPIVTELVAFERFYPAEDYHQNYFKRNPYQPYCAFVVGPKVAKFRKQYFDRLKKNSVAG; from the coding sequence ATGGGTCAGAACCTGGAAGTTGCAACCCTGGGAGGCGGTTGTTTTTGGTGTTTGGAGGCAGTCTACGACGAGCTGAAGGGCGTAACCGAGGTGGTTTCGGGGTACTCGGGGGGGCACGTACCCAACCCCACCTACGAGCAGGTCTGTGGCAAGCAGACCGGCCACGCCGAGGTCGTGCAGATTACCTTTGACCCCAGCGTGATTTCGTACCGGGAAATCCTGGAAGTCTTCTTCACCATTCACGACCCCACCACCCCCAACCGCCAGGGCAACGATGTGGGGCCGCAGTATCGTTCGGTTATTTTCTACCACTCGCCCCAGCAAAAAGCGGTGGCCGAGGAGGTGATGCAGGCCCAGGCGGGGGTCTGGGAAAACCCCATCGTGACCGAGCTGGTCGCCTTTGAAAGGTTCTACCCTGCCGAGGACTACCACCAGAACTACTTCAAGCGCAACCCCTACCAGCCCTACTGTGCATTTGTGGTCGGCCCAAAGGTCGCCAAGTTTCGTAAGCAGTACTTTGACCGGCTCAAAAAGAACTCGGTAGCGGGGTAG